The Helianthus annuus cultivar XRQ/B chromosome 15, HanXRQr2.0-SUNRISE, whole genome shotgun sequence genomic sequence GGGCATCCAACTAGTTGTAAAACAAATAACATATTGTCATTTAGATCACCCAACCTTTGTTCAATTGTTCATCAGTCACCTCTCTGAATCTACACAATAAAACTAAACCCTAGAAATCTTGACCCCAAATTCTTCATCCAATGGTAAGTCAACAATCAGATCTACTTGCTACATTACATTTACTATCATCTACAATTGCtcgatttcatttcatttcattttttcCAATTATCTGCATTCGTAATTTTCAATTTTATCcgtaaattatcaagattaatCTCAATAACTTTAGCGATCAACAATTGCTTAATTCGTGTTACCTTGTTGTTGAATTCTGAGGGTTTTTTGGGACTCAGATCTGCACAAATGCAGTTGTTTTCAAAGTAAGAGTTTTAGTTTGGGGAATTTACTGAAATAGAATTTGGTTGGCTATCAATTTGATTGGGGAAAGATAAATTGATGTTTGAAATTCTAATGCATTGTTGCAAACATGGTTTTAAAGCGCGTGTGGCGCTCCGATGCGTTTTGATCCCAAAATCAGATGCGCGGTGTGCAATGCACCTGCATCGCGTATTAAAAAATGTTATGCTAAAAAGTTATTTATAGATGGTATTTTAAATTGTTAATATTTAAACACTGAAATATAGGATATTCTCATCATCTTTAGTTCTCTAGTTGGATTTGTTCGACCAAATTTGAAAACCTTTGATCCATTGCAATGGATGGTCTAATTTGTTCGAATATTGGTCAACTACGTAATGCGTCGCATCGGACAGCATCACACATCAGATCCTGCATCAGTTGCATCACTGCAGTTGATGTGTTCTCATCACTGCATCGTGTTATGCAATCCTGATGCATGCATCTTAAAACCATGGTTGCAAATTGTAGAACTTTGAAGTAATACATGTGATATTGCTATGATCTTTTGGGATATGAGACATAGACTCATATATGCAAGGCCAATGCCCGAGGTAAAATGCACCAAGACTCATATATTATAGGTGAACTAGAATTTGATGTAATGTTGATTAAAGTAAATTCATTCGTTCTTTCCAATTTTGATGATGGCATTGTCAAAGCGAATTTCAGGTGTATTATTTTCCTGATGAACTAATTGCAGAGGGTGGAGGCATTGATTGGGGAAAGACATTGTTTTTTAAGGCTTTAGTGACATGCTCATTTCATGGTTTATATGCTTGCAGATTTTTATAGGCTTTAGTGACATGCTCATTTCATGATATATGTGACATTTCTCTGATGTTTTGCCATATGAGAAATAGACTCGTAGTTGTAGCATTTCTCCGTATATATGTAAGACCAATAGGTAATTAAATGCATCAAGAGTAGGGTCGAAGAACAATAGATAGGTTGTGCTAACCATCTGTGAGCTGCATACTTCTGCAGCTCTGCTACCTGAAGTCTTGATGTCATAGGTGATCAAAATAAGTAACGAGTAATTAAGTTAAGATGTATTTATGATTGATGCTTGTTGTATGTAGGAGTTTTGCCCTACTGTGAAGAATATTTTGCTTTTGGATTCAGAAGGCAACCGCGTAGCGGTAAAGTACTATTCGGATGACTGGCCAACTAATAGTGCTAAAGAAGCATTTGAAAAAGCTGTGTTTACCAAGACTCAGAAGACAAATGCACGTGCGGAAGGTATATTCTTTAAAACCCTCTATGCACTACATACAAATGCATTATGTTGTTCTAGCAGCTCTCACCATATTATTGGTTATGAAATGAACGTGCCCCAATAGTTATATTACATGTTTATGCTCCCTCTATGCAGCTGAGATAACAATGTTTGAAAACAACATtgttatttacaagtttgcccaAGATCTTCACTTTTTTGTTACCGGGGGTGATGATGAAAACGAGCTCATTATTTCCACagttcttcaaggtttctttgaTGCGGTTGGGCTTTTGCTGAGGTAGTTTGCAATTGATTAACGCATCTACTTATCTCATTGCTTCACCAGACTTTTATTTTACAGAACGTTAATAATATTTTCTATTAATCATATGTTTCAGGGACAATGTGGACAAGAAAGAAGCACTTGAGAATTTAGATCTCATTTTATTGTGCCTTGATGAAATTGTTGATGGCGGGTAAGCAACACTTTAACTAAAGTACGTTTCGTATTCATTATTATGCTTCAACTATTGTATAATTTGCAGAATTATCTTGGAAACGGATGCAAATGTCATTGCTGGTAAGGTTGCAGCCCACAGTATGGATTCTGGAGCTCCTCTCTCTGAGCAGGTACTTTGCACCCCCTCCTTTCAAACATGCGCGCACACCGTAACAAAGAAAACAAGTAAAATGCATTTATCTTCACTATTCAATATTTTAACGTTTCGATTCATCTTTGCAGACGATAAGTCAAGCATTGGCAACTGCACGAGAACATCTTACAAGATCTCTCCTCAGGTAATAAACTTAGAACCGAATCAGATAAAAACAATTGGATCTTCGTATTTGTTAGAACCGAATCAGAAAGAAGGCTATAAAAGGAAGGAAGCCCAAGATTCTGACTTTGAATAAATTTCTTAATCTCagtgtatgatgatgatgaagatacagtTTGGAGTCAAGCAAGCCTAGTTTCTTGATTTGAAGTTGAATTCTGCAGCCAATGTAGGCATTTTGTCTGATGAGATGATCACCATTtgctttgaattttttttttggaaaattagACACGGAAGTTCGCTTTTGCCTTAGATAATCACCATTTGCTTTAAATATTCGTGTGGGGCATATATTTCATGTAAGCTTTTATACAAGATTTTATAGTGTGACCATGACTAATGTAGGTCTACCCATCTTCGTAATATTTGCAAAAAACACTTGGCCTGTGTGTCACCAATTCTCGTTTTAACCTTCGATGTTTGAGAAACCCGCAGAAGATCAACATACGGCTATCTTGGGGAGTTGTGTGGTTACGTATCAGCAACATAAACGTAAGATTGATTCTAGTTTCGAACAAACCAAATCTTAAATTAATCAAAAATTGTACTAAATACAGTCgatatcttaaacttttgtcaAGCCTTGGTTAAGCTTTTCAGCTTTCTGTCATGACCAAGCCTTGCACACCTCTAAGGTCTGTCGATCGATATAAACCCTAACGATTAAACTAGGTCTAGTTTTGATCTCACTATTGCATTTGGGAtcaaaattaataaaaatcaacGCATAATCGAAGAACCATTTGCTACCTACCATAGCCGGTGGCACAAATCTTAATTTGCCCCGAACCCATTTTGGCTCTACCACCAGTACTATTTGCCATAAAAACAAACATAACATGTGAAACCCCATCAACATAACCAATTTTGACGCAGACCCATTTCAACTTGTTACACAACAAAACATGCCCACATGTTTTACCAAACCAAACCGACCTTggttaggaaaaaaaaaaaaaaaaaaacaggtctTTTTTAAAGACAGCAACAAACGCATATGCAATTTTAAGAATGAACAAGAAAGACCAGATTTGCAGTCATTTCCTTAACCCAATGCAGAACAATATTAAAACCATGTTAAAAACTTCATCATCAAAAAACTATAGATTACTTTAAGATGAAAGAGGAATTAACACCCattaaaaaggaacaaagaaCCAAAACAGCGAagaacaataaataaataaaaagtcgAACTAACAAAAAATTAGCACGCGTGAACGTTCCTACATACTAACCGAGAACCAAGACCATAAAACACTAGTAGTAGAATACAACCTCTCAAGGCACAGTGCAGCAGCAGCTAAAACCGGATATGAACCAAAACCCTGAAAAACTCGAGTCAGGTATGAACCGATTAGTAGCTGTTTTGCCATAGCTGCTGTGACTGCTGCTGAGGTTTTGGTTGGCCTTGGGACGCACCAACAAGTGACCCATCCCTAGGGTTTTGCTGTAGTTGATGCTCCTGAGAGATTCCCGTCTGAGAATGATAGTAGTTAGGGTAGTTAAGAGTGGCCCCACCATAACTCTGTGAaggcggctgctgctgctgctgttgaccCTGCCTAAATGCACTGGGTTGCTGATTTTGACCCTGAAAACCGTAATATGTGCTTCCTGGCACAGCCGACATTGTTCTTGAACCTGCTCCATGAACCCACATTGCCGGGTTCTCGTTCTGAAAAAACATTCCAAGAATACAAAAGACAGATCAATTAAAAGACTCATAATATAAGATgaacataaaactgaaaatactTAAGAAAACATAAAAGAGGATTATACCTGTTGGAGAGAGAGCAACTGACTGTTATCTTTATAATGGGCATTCAACACATCATCATAACTTAAAGTGGACCCAGTGGGTCCCGCAGGTTGATTAACTTGATAGTTTCCAGGAACTGCTGTAGAATTACCAAACGAACCATAACCAGAAGGAACAGCTGCAGACTGAGGCAAACTACTGACTGAAACGCTGTTTTTGTATTGAGGAAGCATGGCTGCCAGCTGTTGATGATAAGTGCTGTTACCAGCAAATGCTTGCTGAAAGCCAGATGGCATGTATGTATAACTTTGAGGTAAGAATGGATAGCCAATCATGTTTGCAAAAGGGCCCAATGGTAGAGTGGGTTGAGAGTACGGGTGCACAAGGTGGTGTGGAAGAGTGGGCCCAGTAGGAACGGTATTGCCAGGTGGAGTTTGTTGTGTTGGTTGAGATGATGAGAAAACACCAGTCTTTAAAGCCTAGATGGACAATATGGTAAATCAGACACAATGTGCAAAAAGACAGTATAACCAAAACCGTGAGGATTTAATATATATCATATATATGAACGAAAGCATGTTAGATTCATCACAATACCTCTGTCACAGAAAGTGTTGAGCCACCGATGGAAGATGCTGAGTTACCATATTTAGTAGCCATTGATTGATTAATAGGAAACGGTGAGTATGAAAGATCAGATTCTCTGACAGAATGACCATTTGCTGCTAATGTGTTTGGTAACGAGTTTGTATAAGCAGCCTGCTgcaaaatttcacaaagaaaacaaaaatatatCAGACTTGAAAGATTCGAAAATAACATCATTCACTTCTCAGCAGTATAAATACTTATAAAGTTTTGTATGTTCATTCCAAAAATAAATATGTAATAATTGTGGTAATAACCGTACCATAACATTTGAAAAGGGGGTTGTGTTTGGCATCTGTGTAGACGTTTGAGATTGCGGCAAACCTGGGTTCAATAGTTGGGTACTATCAAATGAATAACCAGATCCAGGTGTAGATGAAGGAAAGCCGTACTGATTCCCGTGTGCTGCCTCAGGATTTTCTTGCTTCAAAACCTCTCTTTGTGAAACAGATGGTAAATCGTAATTCCCGGAACTTGGTCCCGTTCGAAGAACTGGATTGTTCTCCGGTGTTATTATAGACTCATCACCAAAATACTCCGAATTTCTGCCAAATAAAATTAAATACATAAAAAACCGTtataatagaaaaaaaaacagaTGGAAGTCTGTAGTCTGTACCTAGTTTCAGAGGGCCCAACGGATGAAGAATCCACCTCAGCAGGCGTGTCTTCTAATTTGTTTCTTAACTGCCTAGATGCAAAAGGTTCAGAAAACCCGGGGTTCATTGTAGAACCAAAGCTTCCAAAACTCAAATGTGAGCAATTAGCAGTTTGAACTTGAAGATGATTTGGGATTACTACAGAAGGAACATCATCTTCTGGTTCATCCAAGTGTCTTTCTTCTTGTATATTAAGTTGCTGCATGTTTGCACTCACTTCAGATGCTAACATGTCTCCTTGTTCAACTAAGTGAGTCATGAAAACAAAATCAGGTATCATAAACAAATATTTATGTCTTTCAAGAAGCAAAAAAAAAGTCGGTAACAAAAACATACCTTCCTTTTGCTCATAAGCATGATCCTCAGGATGGAAGGAATCCACGTTTTTATACGAATCATTATCATAGATAGGTGCACTCGCAGACGCATCCTCCTGTATACTTCTACTTGAAATATGGTGTGCCGTATAATCTTCATAGACGTTTTCGTCTTCTGCCTCACCCTCTTCCGTCTGAGAACCTACGTATTGGTTGCTTCTATCATAATCCACATTCTCAGACTCCACATGCGGCTCGGGCCCCACAACGGACTGCACACCTACGGTTTGTGGCTGCTCAGTAATTGGCCAGTCATCATCATTAGAAACGTCTGGAGCTTTTGAAGCATAGTCGTCATAATGTGTTGATAAAGGCTGAGGTGGAACCGGGGTGCTGTAAACTTTGTTTTGTGGCCTGCCCATTTTCACGATGTCGGCCATTGACTTTTGACCGGGTGCACCCATCCAAGCCGATTGAAACCCAGAGAGTGGCGGTTGTGAAACGGTTGTGGTACCATCAGCTACGCTGAAAGTCGGTGCTTTATTTTCATAGCCGATAGAACCACTGCAGTAGCAAGACACCATTAATAAACAACAAATGAAAAAAAACAAAGCGAAAAAGTCCTAACGACTTTCCGTAATGCTGGTACCTGAAAGTTGAAGGGGTTCGATTTGTATTAGTTGATGCAGCTCCGTAAGTTGGTGCAGATGAACTTGTGTAGGAACTTGTCCCGTTTTCCCTCTTGGATTTTCCATGTAAGCCACCAAATTCTATAAAAACGCATTGAATAAGAACTAATATAGAACTAGTTACTCAAGTTTAATGACATTTTCAAAATGTAACACTCGTATACCAGATGAGCTAAACTGTGATGAACCACCACGTCCAGCATAACGATCTGTACCACTTCTGGCACCACGGTTTGAAGT encodes the following:
- the LOC110911667 gene encoding uncharacterized protein LOC110911667 isoform X2 yields the protein MASRGGGGATNGGAIPPASRKMVQSLKEIVNGVSDAEIYVALKECNMDPNEAVNRLLTQDPFHEVKSKREKKKESKDTTESRPRGGGSTSNRGARSGTDRYAGRGGSSQFSSSEFGGLHGKSKRENGTSSYTSSSAPTYGAASTNTNRTPSTFSGSIGYENKAPTFSVADGTTTVSQPPLSGFQSAWMGAPGQKSMADIVKMGRPQNKVYSTPVPPQPLSTHYDDYASKAPDVSNDDDWPITEQPQTVGVQSVVGPEPHVESENVDYDRSNQYVGSQTEEGEAEDENVYEDYTAHHISSRSIQEDASASAPIYDNDSYKNVDSFHPEDHAYEQKEVEQGDMLASEVSANMQQLNIQEERHLDEPEDDVPSVVIPNHLQVQTANCSHLSFGSFGSTMNPGFSEPFASRQLRNKLEDTPAEVDSSSVGPSETRNSEYFGDESIITPENNPVLRTGPSSGNYDLPSVSQREVLKQENPEAAHGNQYGFPSSTPGSGYSFDSTQLLNPGLPQSQTSTQMPNTTPFSNVMAAYTNSLPNTLAANGHSVRESDLSYSPFPINQSMATKYGNSASSIGGSTLSVTEALKTGVFSSSQPTQQTPPGNTVPTGPTLPHHLVHPYSQPTLPLGPFANMIGYPFLPQSYTYMPSGFQQAFAGNSTYHQQLAAMLPQYKNSVSVSSLPQSAAVPSGYGSFGNSTAVPGNYQVNQPAGPTGSTLSYDDVLNAHYKDNSQLLSLQQNENPAMWVHGAGSRTMSAVPGSTYYGFQGQNQQPSAFRQGQQQQQQPPSQSYGGATLNYPNYYHSQTGISQEHQLQQNPRDGSLVGASQGQPKPQQQSQQLWQNSY
- the LOC110911669 gene encoding coatomer subunit zeta-1, with the protein product MEFCPTVKNILLLDSEGNRVAVKYYSDDWPTNSAKEAFEKAVFTKTQKTNARAEAEITMFENNIVIYKFAQDLHFFVTGGDDENELIISTVLQGFFDAVGLLLRDNVDKKEALENLDLILLCLDEIVDGGIILETDANVIAGKVAAHSMDSGAPLSEQTISQALATAREHLTRSLLSV
- the LOC110911667 gene encoding uncharacterized protein LOC110911667 isoform X1, which gives rise to MASRGGGGATNGGAIPPASRKMVQSLKEIVNGVSDAEIYVALKECNMDPNEAVNRLLTQDPFHEVKSKREKKKESKDTTESRPRGGGSTSNRGARSGTDRYAGRGGSSQFSSSEFGGLHGKSKRENGTSSYTSSSAPTYGAASTNTNRTPSTFSGSIGYENKAPTFSVADGTTTVSQPPLSGFQSAWMGAPGQKSMADIVKMGRPQNKVYSTPVPPQPLSTHYDDYASKAPDVSNDDDWPITEQPQTVGVQSVVGPEPHVESENVDYDRSNQYVGSQTEEGEAEDENVYEDYTAHHISSRSIQEDASASAPIYDNDSYKNVDSFHPEDHAYEQKEVEQGDMLASEVSANMQQLNIQEERHLDEPEDDVPSVVIPNHLQVQTANCSHLSFGSFGSTMNPGFSEPFASRQLRNKLEDTPAEVDSSSVGPSETRNSEYFGDESIITPENNPVLRTGPSSGNYDLPSVSQREVLKQENPEAAHGNQYGFPSSTPGSGYSFDSTQLLNPGLPQSQTSTQMPNTTPFSNVMQAAYTNSLPNTLAANGHSVRESDLSYSPFPINQSMATKYGNSASSIGGSTLSVTEALKTGVFSSSQPTQQTPPGNTVPTGPTLPHHLVHPYSQPTLPLGPFANMIGYPFLPQSYTYMPSGFQQAFAGNSTYHQQLAAMLPQYKNSVSVSSLPQSAAVPSGYGSFGNSTAVPGNYQVNQPAGPTGSTLSYDDVLNAHYKDNSQLLSLQQNENPAMWVHGAGSRTMSAVPGSTYYGFQGQNQQPSAFRQGQQQQQQPPSQSYGGATLNYPNYYHSQTGISQEHQLQQNPRDGSLVGASQGQPKPQQQSQQLWQNSY